aacatgataatgctaacatataattatctagtctcagttaaattttattttatttagtttatttcgcgacaaagttatctaatttgccagaaaaatttaaaaataaaattttccaatgttaaaatcaagaaaataccaactgattatcaacacaaaatcaacaactctgtaacattataataattcagcaatcaaccatcataaAAAAACGAGCTGCATAATAAATAAACACAGAAATAcgaccaaaaacaaaaataaaatgcagaaataacaaaaattattccatataacaataaatttattttacataacatgaaattaacattatattctttaaatataatctgtatacatgtttaatcgtgaaaaaacagtaaaaaagtgtagatctgaaaataaagaagaagaagaagaaaaagaacaataaataaattgtaGATCTTAAATCAAGTAGATGACGATGATGAGTAGAGCAGATGATGGCGTTGGCAAAAATAACGACggagacgatgatgagaacgatgacggaggagcggaggaacAGAGAACGGCGTTGCGAAAGACGGCGGAATAGAAAAATGGAGAACGGTAAAGAAGAGGTTGCCGgagaatgaaagaaaaaaacataAGTGAAGAGAGAGAACATTGagttgagaggaagagagaattgattgatgagaagagagaaaataaatgaaattatgatttttgtgctattagggttgaatataaacaatccgtataaaagtaataatttattccGCACATGGTAGTTTAGGAAACTCAAACTTGTacctgtataaaagtaaataatttggCAATATAGGTTGTTTGTGTTAAAAGCCCTAAAAAACGAATTCGAAGAAGGAACTGGGTCGGTTATCCAAAGAAAACCGGTTCACCATTTTATCACTCTCTCATCTCTACTGTATATTCTTTTTTCGTTTCTGACGACAATATCGCgacatcttttatttttcttcttataaAAGAAGAAGACCTAATTCTGCATCATTATTTCTAAAAGCTCGCAAATTAAGTTGCGTATTGCTCTAAATCGACAAAAAAAAGCATGTAAGTACCGTCAATCACAATTCCTAGTTTTTGCTATTTCTATATTTTGAATGCTCAGTGTCGCTTTACCCAAGCAATTACTTACACCATTTAGTTAGAATAAGTAGTTTAAAGCAGTTAGGGCTGCGCTAGTAGcgaataatttataaaactaggATTCCGATTTCTTAATGTTATGTTTTTGCTAGTTTGCAGTGAACTTAGCTTTGGTGCAAATAGATATGTCTAATGCATTGACGCCGGCTAAGAGGCCGCATGATCGGAATTATACGGAGACTAATGGAAAAGGGAAGTTACAAAAGACAGCTGGCCTTAATTCCCCTAGCCGTAATGTAGTATTCCGAGTACTTTGTCCTGCGTCTAAAACTGGAGGTCTTATTGGTAAAGGTGGTTCCATTATATCGCAAATCCGTCAAGAAACTGGTGCCAAGGTTAGGGTTGAGGAAACTGTCCCCGGAAGTGACGAGAGAGTTGTAGTTATTGCAGGTGCCGATAAGGAAAGCAATGTTAATGCGGAGCAAAATAGAGAGGATAATGATAGTAAAGAGGCTAATTTGGAGGGAGAAGGTGATGATACAACGGTAAAGGAAATTTCGTCCTTGCAAAAAGCTTTGGTGCTCGTTTTTGAGAGAATAATTGAAGCAGAACCGGAGGCAGATGGAGAGGATGAGGGAAAGAAGAAGCTTTCTTCATTTACGTTGAGGTTACTTGTGCTTTCCAGTCAAGTTGGTTGCCTTTTGGGTAAGGGTGGTAGTGTAATCAAGCAAATGTCAGCTGAAAGTGGGGCACAGATTCGGATTCTTCCAAGAGATAAACTTCCTCCTTGTGCATCACCTAATGATGAACTTCTGCAGGTAATCGTAAACAATACCTACTGCTTCATTGATGATGAAAACCATAATCGTTAGCTGTCATATTTAAAGGGGTTGCGATTCTTTCTTACATGGAATGAGAATGGGAATCTGGAATGCCAGTGTCAAAATTGGATGGAGACCATTCAAATTGgatttaatgatttaaaagaTTTTTTCTTATGAGATGGCAACTGTATGTGCATCAGTCAAAGACTATGTTACATGATTTCTGTAATTTTGTATTTATGGTGTAGATTTGTTCTCTTAGCATTAGTTACTTTGGTTAGCTCCTGCGAACTTGAGCTAACTCAACTAAGTGCTATGCATCATGCATCTATGTAGCCATCTGATTCTTGCACAATGATTAGGttgacaaaacaaaaacattagAACTGCAGCTttaattggaaaaaaataataattctgcTTCATGCAATAAAATACATGCATATCTGAACTATTATGTGGTGTATGTTTTTTATATCTTGTATCAAATCTTACCTTTCCATGTTGTTCTGTGTTTATGTTGTAGATTGCAGGAGAGACTGATGCGGTTAGAAAAGCTCTTCAATTAGTTGCTCAGCAGCTTTTGGAGAATCCACCAAAGGATCATGACTCTTATCCTCCCAATTCAATGGGACCTTCATCCAATTCATTTGTCCATCCTTTTCCTTGGCCAGAAGCATATCCACCACAATACCCTTCTTTTAATGCTCGAGGAACTCCTTATGGTACTGGACCTCGGGAGTTTCATGAAGGTGGTATGCCTGGTCGAATGAGGGCTGCACCAAATTTTATAACCTTCCGCTTACTGTGTTTTGATGAGAAGGTAGGCGGTGTTATTGGAAAAGGAGGATCAACAATAAAAAGCCTCCAGCAAGAAACAGGCTGTGAGATTAAAGTTTTGGAAGGGCTTTCTGATTCAGAGGACCGCATCATTGTCATATCTGGTCCAGCGGTACAATTTGTCTCTCTAACAAAATTTGCTTGTGATAACTGATAAGTGTTAATGTTTACCTTCCTTGATTTTTTTACATTATGCTGACAACCAATAAACCATTGCAGCACCCAGATGATAGGATATCAGTTGTACAAGATGCTGTCCTTCGTGTACAAACCAGGATTGCTAGGGCCTTACCTTTACCTGATGGCAAGGACAAGGCTGTGATTGCAAGGCTTCTAGTCTCCTCTAATCAAATTGGTTGTCTCCTTGGCAGAGGTGGTTCTATCATGACGGAAATGAGGAAGTCAACTGGGGCATATATTCGTATTTTGGGAAAGGATCAAGTTCCAAAATGTGCTTCAGAAAATGAAGAAGTAATTCAGGTGCATTCATAATGTCTATTTGTTTTAGCTTGACGACCAAGT
This region of Mercurialis annua linkage group LG1-X, ddMerAnnu1.2, whole genome shotgun sequence genomic DNA includes:
- the LOC126680644 gene encoding KH domain-containing protein HEN4-like isoform X2, with protein sequence MSNALTPAKRPHDRNYTETNGKGKLQKTAGLNSPSRNVVFRVLCPASKTGGLIGKGGSIISQIRQETGAKVRVEETVPGSDERVVVIAGADKESNVNAEQNREDNDSKEANLEGEGDDTTVKEISSLQKALVLVFERIIEAEPEADGEDEGKKKLSSFTLRLLVLSSQVGCLLGKGGSVIKQMSAESGAQIRILPRDKLPPCASPNDELLQIAGETDAVRKALQLVAQQLLENPPKDHDSYPPNSMGPSSNSFVHPFPWPEAYPPQYPSFNARGTPYGTGPREFHEGGMPGRMRAAPNFITFRLLCFDEKVGGVIGKGGSTIKSLQQETGCEIKVLEGLSDSEDRIIVISGPAHPDDRISVVQDAVLRVQTRIARALPLPDGKDKAVIARLLVSSNQIGCLLGRGGSIMTEMRKSTGAYIRILGKDQVPKCASENEEVIQINGEHEIVQEALVQITTRLRNHVFRDVFPSLDYPSNPAFLDQAPPFPPYMGRREPSPPFHAFHNFDGMGGPPPHAGFHPHDDHSPFMHNIHRPGMPPHFERKHWGPQLVFRDILKVVHQWAWRTLEGTLKEEFLILEV
- the LOC126680644 gene encoding KH domain-containing protein HEN4-like isoform X1 codes for the protein MSNALTPAKRPHDRNYTETNGKGKLQKTAGLNSPSRNVVFRVLCPASKTGGLIGKGGSIISQIRQETGAKVRVEETVPGSDERVVVIAGADKESNVNAEQNREDNDSKEANLEGEGDDTTVKEISSLQKALVLVFERIIEAEPEADGEDEGKKKLSSFTLRLLVLSSQVGCLLGKGGSVIKQMSAESGAQIRILPRDKLPPCASPNDELLQIAGETDAVRKALQLVAQQLLENPPKDHDSYPPNSMGPSSNSFVHPFPWPEAYPPQYPSFNARGTPYGTGPREFHEGGMPGRMRAAPNFITFRLLCFDEKVGGVIGKGGSTIKSLQQETGCEIKVLEGLSDSEDRIIVISGPAHPDDRISVVQDAVLRVQTRIARALPLPDGKDKAVIARLLVSSNQIGCLLGRGGSIMTEMRKSTGAYIRILGKDQVPKCASENEEVIQINGEHEIVQEALVQITTRLRNHVFRDVFPSLDYPSNPAFLDQAPPFPPYMGRREPSPPFHAFHNFDGMGGPPPHAGFHPHDDHSPFMHNIHRPGMPPHFERKHWGPQGHIEGGAPMGMADFGGHPKRRISNFGGVNHPAIITSTTVEVVVPRSVVPVLYGEGGACLKQIRQISDAKVTDIEPKPGAVETVIVISGTPEQTHAAQSLIQAFVMSERESA